The Pongo pygmaeus isolate AG05252 chromosome 7, NHGRI_mPonPyg2-v2.0_pri, whole genome shotgun sequence DNA segment gaaccagggagttggaggttacagtgagccaagatcgcaccactgcactccagcctggcgacggagtgagaccccgtctcaaaaaacaaaagcaaaaacaaaaatataacatcatcacacttaaaaaaaaacccactgatttttttatttttatttttatgatttcttattACTGGATATCTAGTCATGTTTGAATTCTCAAATTGCCTCctaatttttttagttgtttAGTCTAATCAAGATCTAAATAAGATCCATACAATTGGTAATTGATATCtcattttaagtcttttattcTGTATAtctgctgcctttcttttttcccttataATTTATGTAATAAAGAAACCAGGTCATTTAGCCTGTAGGATCTCCCACTAAAGTTTACTGATTGCATCCCTATGATGTCATTTGACATGTACTTCTGACCCCTGCAGGCCCTATAAATTGGAAGTTAGAGTTAGAAACTTAATGAGATTTCGATTCAAGTATTTTGGCAAGAATACTGCATAGTGATGTGTTTTTCCATCAGGAGGCATAAAATGTTTGGTTAGCGCTCTTTTTATGAGATAAACAGCCATTGATCATCATTGCCTAcatgcattaattcattaattaattcattgcAAAATGGTAGTATTCTGCCTTTATGCATTACCTGGAATTCTTCTGTAACAAGAAACTTCTCCTCATTGACTATTTGGTTACCTGGAGTGCAGTTTATATTGGAAGGCAGGATATAGGCTTGATTCTTATCTTTTATTTACCAGTTTTTGAAATAATGAGTTAGTTCCTTAGGTTATCGAAAGGTAACCCATgaggtttgttttctattttttagtatctGTAAATTCCTGGATTTACATGTTCAATATATTTCAATTCATAATGgtgattcttttttatgattgATTTTGCCATCTTTGAATTAGTTTCTGAGGTTTTTCACATGACTCTGGTAGTCATTGATATCATACTGGAAAGTAAGGAAGTTAGGacattccaggctcatcttgtacatTTTCTGCTGCAGGTCTGCAATCAGCCAAttctccaaggagccctagtTCATATTAGTGGGAAATATTTAGGGACCATAATCTTGGTACTAGGGGTGTTCGTTTCCCTAGATTGGTCACTGATTTTAGCCTTTTCCATGCTAGAGCtaggaaatacatacatataaatatatatgtgtatttatatgtatatacatatatttatatacacataaaatatacatatgtatattttaaagataaaatacaacATATATTCATACTGATACTTCCAACTGAAATTCAGTACtacaggtttttttggtttttttaaaccTAACCTCCATCTGTATCTCCTTTCTCCTACATCAGAATTCCTGGTTCTTAAGGATATGAAGATAATtactaattttcttcctttttaaaaagttattattactattattattatttgaggcagggtcttgctctgttgcccagactggagtgcagtggcatgatctcaactcactgcggcctcaaccatcagggctcaagtgatcctgctatctctcagcctcccgagtagctggaactacaggcatgtgccaccacacccggctaatttttatagagacagggttttactgtgttgcctaggctggtctggaactcctgggctcaagcgatctgcccgccttggccccccagagtgctgggattacaggcatgcaccaccacacctgacccattttctttattctacaaCACGAACATGATCTCATATAATGATTACTTGAATaaagtttaagatttttttataattttttttttacagttctttTGTCCTTTGAGTTTATTCCACTAGGGAAAGATATCCTTTATTTTGAAGTCATTTGAAAGAATTCCTCTTATCAGTTAggtcaatttatttaattttgggaAGGAACcatgttaaatgtttttaaatgtttctgctTTTAGTCCTTATTATATTTCCCTCCAcatctctaaataataaaattatattgtaccttttctgaatttaatttgtacattatcttttgtttttgttttgttttttgagaaagggtctcactccagttgcccaggctggagtgcattggtctgctcttgactcactgcagcctcaacctcctgggctcaggtgatcctcccacctcagcctcccatagctgggactacaggcatgctccaccacgcctggctaatttttttttttttttcattttgtcagtagagatggggtttcaccatgttgtccaggctggtctcaggcaATCCACAGCCCTTGGCAACTACCAATCTGTTTTCCGTTTCTATGGAGCTAAGTGTCTgtaacattatgctaaatgaaataaaccagacatcAGAGGTAAgaactgtatgattccatttatatggaatataaatataaatatagcataatgttttaaaggttcattcattttgtagcatgtatcagtacttcattcctttttatggctgggtaatattccattgaatgtaTATACCACAGTTGATCCATTCATTAGCTGATGGACACATGGGTTATTTTCACCTCTTGagtgttgtgaacagtgctgctgtgaacaaaCATGTACAAGTATTTGTTTGAATACCTATTTTCGGTTTTTTGGGGGTATatatctagaagtagaattgctgggtcatacagaAATACTGCattaaactttttgagaaacctgaaaattgttttccacagcagccacaccattttacattttcactacCAATGTACAAGGCTtcaacttctccacatcctcaccaacacttagttttcacttttttgattaTTGCCATCCTAGTGAGTGTGAATTGGTATcccattatgattttgatttgcgtttccctaatgactaatgtcGTTGAGCAACTCTTCATGTGCctgtggccatttgtatatcttctttggagaaacgtcTATTTAAGTCTTTTGACTACTTTAAATTGGATTCTTTGTCTTTGCTGTTgagttaaacaatttttttatgtattctggatgcTAGACTCTTATGAGAtaatgtgatttgcaaatattttctctcactatGGTTCagtttgctcttatttttattgttggtGAGTTGAAAGTTGAGGTcattgatttgagattttttttcttttccaatatgggcAATACCTTCTAAGTACTAGTTTAGTGCACTCCACAACGTTCGATATGTTAtggtttcattttcattcagtgcAAAATATGTTCTAATTTccctttcaatttcttctttgacccatgggttaTTAGGGTTGTATATTTGGATTCAAAATATTtggattttggccaggcatggtggctcacgcctgtaatcccagcactttgggaggctgaggtgggtggatcacctgaggtcaggagttcgagaccagcctgactaacatggtgaaactccgtctctactaaaaatacaaaaaattagccgggtgccgtggtgggcacctgtagtcccagctactcaggaggctgaggcaggagaatggcatgaacctgggaggcggagcttgcagtgagccgagatggtgccactgccctccatcctgggcgacaaagcaagactccgtcaaaaaaaaaaaaaaaaaaaaaaaaatggggttttccAAATGTGTtgctgttattgatttctaaattaattttattatagttagagaacatactttgtgtgatttgaattgttttaagtttattgattttatGGCTGAGAATATGGTCTGCCTTGGTGACTATCTTGTGCACACATGAAAAGTATATATATTCTACTTTGGGATGTTCTACAAATATCAATtaagttggccgggtgtggtggctcacacctgtaatcccagcactttggaaggctgatgtgggtggatcagttgaggccaggagtttgagaccaacctggctaacatggaaaaaccctgtctctactaaagatacaaaaattagctgggtctggtggcgtgtgcctgtagtctcagctactcgagaggctgaggcaggagaattgcttgaacctaggaggcagagaggttgcagtgagccgagattgcaactgcatttcagcctgggcgacagagcaagactgtctcaaaatataaataaataaataaataaataaataaataaataaatcaaatctcAAGATGGTTAATAGTGTTGTTTAGGTCTTCTATATACTTGCTGATTTTCTCTCTACTTGGGTTATTATGAAAGGGATTTTGAAACTTCTAATTATAATTGTGGGtgtgtctatttcttcttgaaatattttcagtttttgttcacatattttgaagctctgttattaggtacgtaaacatttagaattgttatgtccTCTTGAAAAATTGGcccctttaccattatgaaaTGACCTTCTCTTTCCATGGTAATATTATTTGCTTTGAAATATTCTTGATATATTCATATAGCTgctctagctttcttttttttgagatggagttttgctcttgttgcccaggctggaatgcagtggcgcgatctccactcaccacagtctctgcctcccaggttcaagtgattctcctgcctcaccctcctgagctgctgggattacaagcatgcaccaccacacctggctatttttgtatttttagtagagacgggatttctccatgttggtcaggctggtctcgaactcccaacctcaggtgatccgcctgcctcagcctcccacagtgctgggattacaggcatgagccaccgtgcccggtcaagTTTGTCTTTCatattgctatttgttttctatttatctgtTCTTCATTtcgtttttcttcattttctgcctTATTTTGGATTAAGCATTGTTATCCCATTTTATGTCCTTTGTTCCCTTATTATAActcctgtttttccttttaatggttattttattttaggatttaagtatatatctttttttttctgttaaacaaATAATGCTTTATTAATAGAAATATACACAAACTCTAAAGCACTAAGAAATTTAAATATCTATGTCAGAGCAAACAGGTGGCAATTCAACATCCAGGGTCAACAGAATGCTTGAAGGAGACTGCAACAGATTGGATTCCCATGGTGGAGAGGGCATTTTCAAAGGTAAAGGGGGGGCCTAGCTGAAACAGCTTTTCAAGCTCTCTCTCCTCGTCAAGGATCATCAGAGGCACTCCACTCAAGGGAAGATGTGCAATCTGGTGCTCCTCAGGCAGGTTAAAACTCTCAAAGCCTAGAGGATTGAagggaaataatttttctatttctggataGGCATCGTCTGAGGCAGGAACAGAGCTTTTTGCTTTAACAGTCTTCTCAGTCATCTTTTTGGCAGAAAAGCTTGGCTGTTTTTGTTTGAGGGGTCCATTGGTCTTTACTGACTTTTCTGTAGCTCTGTTGACAGTTCCCAAAGCCTTTCTGGTAGCTTTAGGTAAGGCTGTTGCAGCATCGAATGTTTTGCCAAAACGTGATGTTGAAACTTGAGATCTCCCATCTAAGGCTTTGATTGAAGGTCCAGACCCCAGCTTCAGCCCATCCTTTGTAGCCACAAGGGTGCCTGGTTCTTCATTTTCCTTATCAACATAGATCAGAGTAGCCATTCTGGATTATTGTCGCTCTCAACCAGATTTAAGTATATATCTTTAATTTATTACAGTCTATCTTCATTTGAATTATACCACATCACTTATAGAATACTTACACGTATAGGATGTATCTTACAATAGTATACTTCCATGTCTCTAATGCTAGCTTTTATAATActgttgtcatatattttactgATACATTAGATATAAACCCACAATAAGTTATTACTATTCTTGTTTAAATTTGTTAACTTTTAgagatttaaattattaaaaaatcaaaatatgtttACTTCTGTTGTTACTATTTCAAGTGCTCTTCATTTCTTAGTAGATCTTTATTTCCAGAAATCTGGAATAACTTTTCTTTGTCTGAAGGGCTTCCTTGAATGTTTCTTGTTGTATGAGTCTACTGGTTatgaatttttcaactttttttttctgtctgaaaaAATCTTTATATAGCTTTATATATCTTtgattttgaaggatatttttggtAGGTAAATAATTTTAGGTTGACAGATTTTTTTATTCAGTACGTTGTAGATGTTGCTCTACTtcttgtactattttttttttttttttgaaatggaatcttgctctgtcacccaggctagagtgccgtggtaccacctcagctcactgcaacctctgccccccaggtacaagtgattctcctgcctcagcctcctgagtaactggaattactggcgtgcaccaccacacccggctaatttttatacttttagtagagtcagggtttcaccatatttgccaggctcatcttgaactcctgaccccaagtgatctgcccgttgcccccctcagcctcctacaagtgttgggattacagacatgagccactgtgcccagctacttGTactatttctgatgagaaatatgCTGACATTTTTACCTTTGTTCCTCCATATATAACATGTCTTTTCTTCTGGCTGCTGTTAAGACTTTATCACTGGTTTTTAGTACTTTTATTATGATGTGCCTTggtgtagttttcttcatgtttctagTGTTTCAATTCATTGCACTTGTCAGATCTgtgagtttatagttttcatctaaTTTGGGAATATGTCAGCCATGATTTCTACAAATGTGTTTTCCTATCCCATCCTCCAACACCATCTTTATCTTCTCCTTGAGGAAATCTAATTGCAAGTATATTAGGCTGCTTAAAGTTGTCCACAGCTCATCGATTCtctttacctttctttttttttttttttttttttgaaacagagtctcactctgttgcccagggtagagtgcagtggcacaatctcagctcactgaaacctctacctcctgggttcaagtgattctcatgcctcagactcccaagtagctgggactacaggtgtgcgccaccatgcccagctaatttttgtatttttagtagagacgggattttgccatgttggccaggctggtcttgaactccggacctcaagtgat contains these protein-coding regions:
- the LOC129042009 gene encoding LOW QUALITY PROTEIN: putative pituitary tumor-transforming gene 3 protein (The sequence of the model RefSeq protein was modified relative to this genomic sequence to represent the inferred CDS: deleted 1 base in 1 codon), which codes for MATLIYVDKENEEPGTLVATKDGLKLGSGPSIKALDGRSQVSTSRFGKTFDAATALPKATRKALGTVNRATEKSVKTNGPLKQKQPSFSAKKMTEKTVKAKSSVPASDDAYPEIEKLFPFNPLGFESFNLPEEHQIAHLPLSGVPLMILDEERELEKLFQLGPPLPLKMPSPPWESNLLQSPSSILLTLDVELPPVCSDIDI